Proteins found in one Chloroflexota bacterium genomic segment:
- a CDS encoding glycosyltransferase family 4 protein has product MGRTKILYVNATADLYGASRSLLRLLSVLNRQRYEPIVVLPGEGPLRKELESNDIGVVVQPSLSVIRRRLFHSWRVVPFLFSIIISVVQLANLIRQRRIDIVHSNNGVVLSGALAAKLMRRPHVWHLREIYAEYPLLWSFFAPLALWTSQRIICVSKAVRDQFGSKANDDVRLIYNGLDLRTYDNLPQEAVIDFQNRFGLDPEEKLVVAIGRISSWKGHDFFLKACALLKDRIPRAKFMIVGDCFPGNEAYLENLQRLVKELGLEKQVIFTGFIADTRPVLARADVFVLPSILGEPFGGVVLEAMAMRKAIVATNVGGTLEQIEHERSGILVPTDSAEQLARAIERILTDKALQYSLRAGARRRLEEMFTLDKTVSQIEELYASLSEGN; this is encoded by the coding sequence ATGGGTAGAACCAAGATCCTATACGTAAACGCTACTGCAGACTTATACGGAGCCAGCCGCTCCTTGTTGCGCCTGCTTTCCGTCCTCAACCGCCAACGCTATGAGCCTATCGTCGTTTTACCAGGCGAAGGACCCCTCAGAAAAGAGCTGGAATCGAACGATATCGGTGTGGTCGTACAGCCATCATTGAGCGTCATTCGGCGGCGCCTCTTCCACAGCTGGCGAGTGGTGCCTTTTCTCTTCTCCATCATCATCTCCGTTGTCCAGCTGGCTAATCTTATCAGACAAAGACGCATCGACATCGTCCACAGCAACAATGGGGTGGTGCTCTCCGGCGCCCTGGCGGCAAAACTGATGAGACGACCCCACGTTTGGCACCTGCGGGAAATCTACGCCGAATATCCACTCCTATGGTCCTTTTTTGCTCCTCTGGCACTTTGGACCTCACAAAGGATCATCTGCGTCTCCAAGGCTGTGCGGGATCAGTTCGGATCGAAGGCGAACGATGATGTTCGCCTGATTTATAATGGACTGGACCTAAGGACGTACGACAATTTACCTCAGGAAGCCGTGATTGACTTCCAAAATCGCTTTGGACTTGACCCTGAGGAAAAGCTGGTGGTAGCTATAGGCCGCATCAGCTCCTGGAAGGGACATGACTTCTTCTTGAAAGCTTGTGCTCTGCTCAAGGATAGAATTCCCAGGGCTAAGTTCATGATCGTGGGCGATTGCTTTCCGGGCAATGAAGCCTATCTGGAAAATCTGCAGCGCCTAGTCAAAGAGCTTGGCCTCGAAAAGCAGGTGATTTTCACTGGATTCATCGCTGATACCCGCCCGGTACTTGCCCGGGCCGATGTCTTCGTTCTCCCCTCCATCCTCGGCGAACCCTTTGGAGGGGTCGTTCTGGAGGCCATGGCCATGCGCAAAGCTATCGTAGCCACCAATGTGGGGGGGACTCTGGAGCAGATAGAGCACGAACGATCTGGAATCCTGGTTCCCACCGATAGTGCAGAACAGTTAGCCAGGGCCATAGAGAGAATTTTAACAGACAAGGCCCTCCAGTACAGCCTGAGGGCTGGGGCGCGAAGGCGCTTAGAGGAGATGTTTACACTGGATAAAACAGTCTCCCAGATTGAGGAGCTCTACGCCTCACTGTCCGAAGGAAACTGA
- a CDS encoding tetratricopeptide repeat protein: MSYRRSSVFHTTIYALILLTMYGIYKVSAAFAYLAGDEASLLYSANLVALGLTLFKDFLSKSPLLEYSYGLIAWVSGANWWALRTFSILISLASALVVYLLGVELHSRKLGLVALGLYITAPVGFIMHADSSESVFATLLASLVAYTYLRGQRQGSSLLSFASGALLAVGYLANAPLFLSYFVALFVFTIIVDLHDFGRAITADHLSFLAMGFIGSLALFAAAIMVKFGFGAVVWYIGLGSYFLWPKEIGGTNSLWSLGIINLGNLHLWVLTLLFLLGIGKIAASLTLRKRDVTVLAIWLLATIAAISIDALLRGIKIEDSFVWVAPLSILAASTLLTADALIARVRANVARMRFALLILTPILFLYALPIVIVERGYSSGPFVGRTIPLKVAEKVADFLSVYAQPPVELLAADPQWALVSGRRQLLNLTYPSIYADANERVYRELGYLPRKIQIVEQLRRRNVILADDGRLLTTFPFLDPIVRSEFELITEVEGVKLYSYSIDHYARGRELLKQGRPGEALSELRIALKRNAEKGEIHGYLGAAYDMLGMVDEAIKEYKEFLAQQPGEKAGREIESRVELLEMPRPQLPLLGDPYTLGKRLRGQKLYVQAVEEFKRALEVDSNNEGIHADLGRAYEELGMYKEAIAEYEEFLRLRPTGSWTEDARSRIEGCKRLLEDPYTVGKRLRGYKLYVQAVEEFKRALEVDSNNEGIHADLGRAYEELGMYKEAIAEYEEFLRLRPTGSWTEDARSRIEGCKRKMAAQGGSPPK, encoded by the coding sequence TTGTCTTATCGAAGAAGTTCTGTCTTTCACACAACTATTTATGCGCTCATTCTCCTCACGATGTATGGTATTTATAAGGTGAGCGCTGCCTTCGCTTATTTGGCCGGTGATGAGGCCTCTCTGCTTTATAGCGCCAATCTGGTCGCTTTGGGGTTGACCCTGTTCAAGGATTTCCTCAGTAAATCGCCCTTACTTGAATATTCGTATGGACTTATTGCCTGGGTGAGTGGGGCAAATTGGTGGGCCCTGAGAACATTCAGCATCCTCATCTCGTTGGCCAGCGCCTTAGTAGTTTACCTGCTGGGAGTGGAGCTCCATAGCCGGAAGCTCGGCTTGGTGGCCCTTGGGCTCTATATCACTGCTCCAGTTGGCTTTATAATGCATGCGGATAGCAGTGAGTCTGTTTTTGCCACATTACTAGCCTCACTGGTGGCTTATACCTATTTACGCGGCCAGCGGCAAGGAAGTAGTCTTTTAAGTTTCGCCTCAGGCGCTCTGTTAGCTGTAGGATATCTGGCCAACGCTCCACTTTTCTTGTCTTATTTTGTTGCTCTCTTTGTCTTCACCATCATCGTAGACTTACATGATTTCGGTCGCGCTATCACGGCTGATCACCTATCCTTCCTTGCTATGGGGTTCATTGGCAGTCTGGCTCTATTTGCCGCCGCTATAATGGTCAAGTTTGGATTTGGGGCCGTAGTCTGGTATATCGGTTTAGGCTCATACTTTTTATGGCCAAAGGAGATAGGAGGTACTAATAGCCTCTGGTCACTCGGCATCATCAATCTTGGGAACCTTCACCTCTGGGTTTTGACCCTTCTCTTCCTTCTGGGGATAGGGAAGATAGCTGCTAGCCTGACTTTGAGAAAAAGGGATGTAACTGTTCTAGCTATCTGGCTTTTGGCGACGATCGCAGCAATCTCCATCGATGCTCTGCTTAGGGGGATCAAGATAGAAGATAGTTTTGTTTGGGTTGCACCTTTGAGTATTCTAGCTGCCTCGACCCTCTTGACCGCTGACGCCTTGATAGCAAGGGTTAGGGCGAATGTGGCCAGGATGCGGTTCGCTCTGCTTATCCTAACCCCAATCCTTTTTCTCTACGCACTTCCTATCGTCATCGTTGAAAGGGGCTATTCCTCGGGGCCCTTTGTCGGTAGAACGATCCCTCTTAAAGTGGCCGAAAAGGTAGCCGATTTTTTGAGCGTTTATGCTCAGCCCCCTGTTGAGCTGCTCGCTGCAGACCCGCAATGGGCGCTAGTATCCGGTCGGCGTCAACTCCTAAATCTCACTTACCCTTCTATCTATGCTGATGCAAACGAACGGGTTTATCGTGAGTTGGGCTACCTGCCCAGGAAGATACAAATCGTTGAACAACTGCGCCGTCGGAACGTTATTCTCGCCGATGATGGCCGCTTGCTCACTACCTTCCCCTTCCTTGATCCTATTGTGCGCTCTGAGTTTGAATTAATCACAGAAGTGGAGGGTGTAAAGCTTTATTCTTACTCTATCGACCATTACGCTCGCGGTAGGGAGTTACTAAAACAGGGTAGGCCTGGGGAGGCTCTGTCCGAGCTCCGGATTGCTCTAAAAAGGAATGCTGAGAAAGGCGAGATACATGGCTATCTTGGGGCTGCCTACGATATGCTAGGAATGGTGGATGAGGCCATCAAAGAATACAAAGAGTTCTTGGCCCAGCAGCCGGGCGAGAAGGCGGGTCGAGAGATCGAGTCCAGAGTAGAACTACTCGAAATGCCAAGACCACAACTACCCCTTCTTGGAGATCCCTACACCTTGGGTAAGAGGCTAAGGGGACAAAAGCTTTATGTGCAGGCTGTAGAGGAGTTCAAGAGGGCCCTCGAGGTTGACTCCAACAATGAGGGCATCCATGCCGATCTAGGGAGAGCTTACGAAGAGCTCGGAATGTACAAGGAGGCCATCGCTGAATATGAGGAGTTCCTGCGCTTAAGGCCGACTGGATCCTGGACTGAAGATGCCCGATCGCGCATCGAAGGGTGTAAGCGTCTTCTTGAAGATCCCTACACCGTAGGTAAGAGGCTAAGGGGATACAAGCTTTATGTGCAGGCTGTAGAGGAGTTCAAGAGGGCCCTCGAGGTTGACTCCAACAATGAGGGCATCCATGCCGATCTAGGGAGAGCTTACGAAGAGCTCGGAATGTACAAGGAGGCCATCGCTGAATATGAGGAGTTCCTGCGCTTAAGGCCGACTGGATCCTGGACTGAAGATGCCCGATCGCGCATCGAAGGGTGTAAGCGCAAGATGGCTGCTCAGGGTGGTAGCCCACCTAAGTAA
- a CDS encoding glycosyltransferase family 2 protein produces MKVSVIIPVYNEAKHIGEVIERVRAIDIPKEIIVVDDGSTDGTRAVLENYKGYEDITIHLCEKNGGKGAAIREGLGYVTGDIVILQDADLEYDPIEYPKLVRPIVQGEASVVYGSRFKGRIEGMRFANWLANKILALAVLLLYGAKISDEATCYKVFDKEVIKSFRIRANRFDICPEVTAKVLKRGHRIFEVPITYRARSVAEGKKITWKDGWQALWTLIKFRFIE; encoded by the coding sequence ATGAAAGTATCTGTGATCATCCCCGTTTATAATGAAGCCAAGCACATAGGTGAGGTCATCGAAAGGGTCAGAGCCATAGATATACCCAAAGAGATCATCGTCGTGGATGACGGTTCCACTGACGGAACACGCGCCGTGCTCGAAAACTATAAAGGATACGAAGATATCACGATCCACCTGTGTGAGAAAAATGGCGGTAAAGGGGCAGCCATCAGAGAGGGTTTGGGCTACGTAACAGGCGACATAGTTATCCTACAAGATGCAGACCTAGAATACGATCCCATAGAATATCCGAAATTGGTACGACCGATAGTCCAAGGCGAGGCCTCAGTTGTATATGGGTCTAGATTCAAGGGGAGAATCGAAGGGATGCGCTTCGCTAATTGGTTGGCCAACAAGATCCTCGCGCTGGCCGTTCTCCTGCTATATGGGGCGAAAATATCGGATGAGGCGACCTGCTATAAAGTCTTCGACAAAGAGGTTATTAAAAGCTTCCGGATCAGGGCCAATCGTTTTGATATCTGCCCAGAGGTCACGGCCAAGGTACTGAAAAGGGGTCACCGAATCTTTGAGGTGCCCATCACTTACAGGGCTAGGAGTGTGGCTGAAGGCAAGAAAATCACCTGGAAGGATGGTTGGCAGGCGCTTTGGACTCTCATTAAGTTCCGCTTTATCGAGTGA
- a CDS encoding radical SAM protein: MKVALLEVESARPERMNKDLAGGFGTASNYGVSFAAKLLMFAKRRTFHLPIISLGYLAAIFRDAGWEVEVVRNRVPQADLVIIPSSIVDYRTERAMAAKIKKLTQAKVGFIGPFSSLKPELFLDYADFVIKGEPEAAARRISGGWLPNGEVVSEQIEDLDSLPFPDWSVFPVQEYTYAQVNQRPFLPILSSRGCSFSCRYYCPYPLYEGTRWRHRSVDNVVKEVKYLVEKYKIKGLLFRDPVFTLDKERAQAIARGIKEAAAIVWACETHLNLLDERMIDNLYKSGLRAINVGIEAADDEVLREAKRKPIGHDHQERIIRYCERKGIRIGAFYILGLPDQTRESIERTIAYAIRLNTSFAQFTVCTPYPGTQFYDDVKERIVDEDWEQFNAYTLVFRHWHLSKQEILNLKEKAFLRYYYRPRWIAKFLKELAYDFCNRRHWIRRTSSD, encoded by the coding sequence ATGAAGGTAGCTCTACTCGAAGTAGAATCAGCACGACCGGAGCGGATGAACAAAGACTTGGCCGGGGGTTTCGGTACAGCCAGTAACTATGGAGTATCGTTTGCAGCGAAGCTACTAATGTTTGCTAAACGGAGAACCTTCCATCTGCCCATAATATCCTTAGGTTACCTAGCAGCGATCTTCCGTGATGCCGGCTGGGAAGTCGAGGTGGTGCGCAATCGGGTGCCTCAAGCGGACCTGGTCATCATCCCGTCATCCATCGTGGACTACAGGACCGAAAGGGCTATGGCGGCGAAGATCAAGAAATTGACTCAAGCCAAAGTGGGGTTCATCGGGCCCTTTTCCTCGCTGAAACCAGAGCTTTTTCTGGATTACGCCGATTTCGTAATCAAGGGTGAGCCAGAAGCAGCAGCCAGGCGCATTTCAGGGGGTTGGCTGCCAAACGGGGAGGTCGTTAGTGAGCAGATCGAAGATCTTGATAGTCTACCGTTTCCGGATTGGAGCGTCTTCCCCGTTCAGGAATACACCTATGCTCAGGTGAATCAAAGGCCGTTCCTACCCATCTTGTCTAGTCGGGGATGTAGCTTCTCTTGCCGATACTATTGTCCCTACCCACTCTACGAGGGAACAAGGTGGCGACATAGAAGTGTGGATAATGTTGTCAAGGAAGTAAAATACCTCGTTGAAAAATATAAGATCAAGGGCTTGCTATTTCGAGACCCCGTGTTTACCCTCGATAAGGAAAGAGCCCAAGCGATAGCCAGAGGGATCAAGGAAGCCGCTGCTATCGTCTGGGCCTGTGAAACACATCTGAACTTATTGGATGAGAGGATGATAGACAACCTCTATAAATCAGGACTGCGAGCTATTAACGTGGGGATAGAGGCAGCCGACGATGAGGTACTACGGGAGGCTAAGAGAAAACCAATAGGACATGACCACCAGGAAAGGATTATCAGATATTGCGAAAGAAAGGGCATACGTATTGGGGCTTTTTATATTCTCGGTTTGCCCGATCAAACGCGCGAGAGCATCGAAAGGACAATCGCCTACGCCATTCGCCTGAATACTAGTTTTGCTCAATTCACCGTGTGTACCCCCTACCCGGGGACACAGTTCTACGACGATGTCAAGGAACGTATAGTTGATGAGGATTGGGAACAGTTCAACGCCTATACACTGGTTTTTCGTCACTGGCATTTGTCTAAACAAGAGATTCTAAATCTTAAAGAGAAGGCCTTCTTGCGCTACTATTATCGGCCGCGTTGGATCGCAAAATTTCTTAAGGAATTAGCCTATGATTTTTGTAACAGGCGCCACTGGATTCGTCGGACATCATCTGATTGA
- a CDS encoding NAD-dependent epimerase/dehydratase family protein — protein sequence MIFVTGATGFVGHHLIEELTLRNQQVRCLVRRSSKVTFLQQVGAELIYGSLEEPYSYKDSLGGVDTVIHLAAIISTPNPAHFKRVNLEGTQNLLRACLHSSIKRFIYISTINVLLEDKTAYAASKLEAEGLVLHSPLPVTVLRPSLVYGEYDTKNIRKLIDLCLKYPIIPIVGDGNYRLQPVYVKDIVASILAVLENEATVGKVYNIAGPTVVTFNQLVDLICAILRVKRIKLHIPLAAIEILDKAYRFALKRNLLGEQLLTINRDKLADIRSAVVDFGYHPLTLSEGIAQTIAKWGSADGRIT from the coding sequence ATGATTTTTGTAACAGGCGCCACTGGATTCGTCGGACATCATCTGATTGAGGAGCTCACCCTACGGAACCAGCAAGTGCGCTGCTTGGTTAGGAGATCCAGTAAGGTTACCTTCCTCCAACAGGTAGGTGCAGAGCTAATTTATGGCTCCCTCGAAGAACCATACTCCTATAAGGATTCGCTAGGAGGTGTGGACACAGTCATACACCTGGCTGCAATTATTAGTACTCCCAACCCCGCTCACTTCAAACGAGTGAATCTGGAAGGAACACAGAATCTGCTTAGAGCTTGTCTCCACAGTAGTATAAAGAGATTTATTTATATTAGCACCATTAATGTGCTCTTAGAAGATAAGACAGCCTATGCTGCCTCCAAGCTGGAGGCGGAAGGGCTAGTTTTACACTCGCCTTTACCAGTCACCGTTCTGCGGCCATCTCTTGTCTACGGTGAGTATGATACTAAGAATATCAGGAAACTTATCGACCTATGCCTGAAATATCCCATCATTCCCATCGTCGGCGATGGTAACTACAGGTTGCAGCCAGTCTACGTGAAGGACATCGTAGCCTCTATCCTGGCTGTCCTGGAGAACGAAGCAACTGTAGGGAAGGTCTACAACATTGCTGGCCCAACGGTGGTTACTTTCAATCAGCTCGTAGATCTAATTTGCGCCATCCTAAGGGTGAAGAGGATAAAATTGCACATTCCGCTGGCAGCCATCGAGATCTTAGATAAGGCTTACCGTTTCGCTTTAAAGCGTAACTTGTTGGGTGAACAACTGCTAACAATTAATAGAGATAAATTGGCCGACATTCGATCCGCCGTTGTTGACTTTGGTTATCATCCCCTTACTCTCTCAGAGGGCATCGCGCAGACGATTGCGAAATGGGGATCAGCAGACGGTCGGATTACTTAG
- a CDS encoding glycosyltransferase family 39 protein, giving the protein MIRWVQRAADIYKKHDGLILSILIFLIALLPRLAFAIYNYNVAYPGDDDWYRKFAVEMQQGRGMITDWGMYQNHPLGPFTYGPPGYIYFLAAIYTLFGYSVGIAKPFQSVLDAVTCLLIFLIGDRVFGRSTGLIAALLFAIYSPFIQMPSHLQSEPLFLFLLYALTLLALRWGRNLNLAQAFSLGMLFGYLAITRGVLLLLLPLLLLWLAFSQRQLKKWIINSFWLTLAVALVYLPPTVVKSYQIHGVFVATDTHGGYGVWAGVVSLPGLRDTAVLQTKGEIRNLGLSEASEDRLFYTLTEFYLRRHPQELPQILLERFNNMFLDYSTYLGDPVKNPGPRDEPFILRTRQDPYFWYTILILGLLGMATHPTANLRERALLYAIVLSQAASLIISQGVPRYRLPIVPVFMLTASYFLVTAWSQMRNIHHLEVAHRT; this is encoded by the coding sequence ATGATACGGTGGGTGCAGCGGGCGGCTGATATCTACAAAAAACACGACGGGTTGATTCTCTCCATCCTTATCTTCCTTATCGCTTTATTACCGAGGCTAGCCTTCGCTATTTATAACTACAATGTAGCTTATCCGGGCGATGATGACTGGTACCGCAAATTTGCCGTGGAGATGCAGCAAGGCAGAGGGATGATAACTGATTGGGGAATGTACCAGAATCATCCCCTCGGCCCATTCACTTATGGTCCCCCGGGCTATATCTACTTCCTAGCCGCAATTTATACGCTCTTTGGTTATAGTGTAGGCATCGCCAAACCCTTCCAGTCCGTCCTGGATGCAGTCACCTGCCTCCTCATTTTTCTAATTGGCGACAGGGTCTTCGGCCGGAGCACCGGCCTGATCGCCGCCCTACTTTTCGCTATCTACTCGCCTTTCATACAGATGCCGTCCCACCTTCAGTCAGAGCCCCTTTTCCTTTTCCTGCTTTATGCCCTCACGCTGTTGGCCCTCCGATGGGGAAGGAACCTTAACCTAGCCCAGGCTTTTAGCCTGGGCATGCTCTTTGGCTATCTAGCCATCACGCGAGGGGTCCTCCTCCTTCTCCTTCCCCTGCTCCTCCTTTGGCTAGCCTTCTCCCAAAGACAGCTCAAGAAATGGATTATTAATTCCTTTTGGTTGACCTTGGCTGTAGCCCTTGTGTATCTCCCTCCCACAGTCGTAAAGAGCTATCAGATTCACGGTGTCTTCGTAGCTACTGATACGCACGGAGGGTATGGCGTCTGGGCTGGTGTTGTCTCATTGCCGGGATTGCGAGATACAGCTGTGCTTCAGACAAAAGGGGAGATAAGAAACTTGGGCCTGTCTGAGGCAAGTGAGGATCGCCTCTTTTACACCCTGACCGAATTCTACCTCCGGCGTCACCCCCAAGAGCTGCCCCAAATCTTATTGGAGCGGTTCAATAATATGTTCCTTGATTACTCTACATACCTCGGTGATCCTGTAAAAAACCCAGGTCCGAGGGACGAGCCCTTCATATTACGGACAAGGCAAGACCCCTATTTCTGGTACACGATCTTGATTCTGGGATTACTTGGCATGGCCACCCATCCAACCGCCAATCTCCGTGAGAGAGCCCTCCTGTACGCAATAGTTCTTTCGCAGGCGGCTTCCCTGATCATCTCTCAGGGAGTCCCACGCTATAGATTACCCATAGTTCCGGTTTTTATGCTGACTGCCAGTTACTTTCTTGTAACAGCCTGGAGCCAGATGCGTAATATCCATCATCTTGAGGTTGCTCATAGAACTTAA